In the genome of Variovorax sp. PAMC26660, the window TCGGCACGGCCGAAGGCGTGGCGCTCCTGGTGCGCCGGTTCGCGAAGGAACGCCTTGCCGCCCACGCGGGCGCGATCGACGGCATCGTGGTCGTCGCGCTGCTGGTCTTTGCGGTCGGCACCATGGCCGGCATGCAGAAGTCCTTGCTCGACGATCCGCGTCTTGTCACGTCGGTGATCGCGCTGGCATTCGCGGCGAACGTCGGCGTTCAGGCTGTTGCGTACCTGCTCACGCCGGGCAGCGTGCGGACCCGCCTCAATGTCGCGCTGCTCATGGGCAACCGCAACGTCGGGCTGTTGTGGGCTGCGCTCGGAGCCGCGGCAACGCCCACCGTTGCGCTGTTCTTCGCATGCGCCCAGTTGCCCATCTATCTGCTGCCACGGGTCATTCAAAGCCTGCTGCCGCGCCTGGAACTGCTGGGCGAGCGCCGCAGGGCCGCGCGCGAACCGAGGGCTGTGGAATGAACGTCCGAAACACCCATCTCCTGAACCCGCCTCATCCTATGACCCTCCTGATCGACACCGTCATTCCCCGCACGCTGGCGCAACTGATCGAGCGCTTTACCGCGAATCCGGTGACTCGGATCGAGGCCTGGCTGTTCGAGGATGCGGCAGCCCGCCGGGCGGCAGAGCAAACCCTGGCCAGGGCGGGAGTGAAAGCCGTGCTGCGCAGCGCGTACAAGCCGCTGGTGCACTTCTTTCTCGAAGAGTTCGATGGCACCGGAATGGGCGAGATCGCGGTTCAGACACCTGCAGGCAAGGGCCAACGCTTCCGTCTCGAAGCCTATCCACTGGCAGGCCTGATCGGCGATGCAGCCACGCTGCGGTTCGTCGAGGGCACCGCTCTTCAGTCGGACTATCGCGTCACGGCCGGCAACAGGCACTGGCAGGTGTTCGCACCGAACGACGACACCGCGTCGCCATGCGGCTGGTTGCGCGTCTGGCAAGGCGACACGCTGACCGAAGACGCGGCGCTGCGAACCGAATGCGAGATCGCCTGCGACGCCGCACTCGGCGCCGTTCGCCGCCACGCATGGCCGGCCACGCTGCCGCTGTTCGACACACTGGAAATCGACATCGCGACCACCGGCATCGAGCGGCGGCTCTCGTTCGGCCACGAGACCATCAGCACCTTCGAGGGGCTTCATGAAGACTGCTACTACGGCGCCCTGGAATTCTTCAAGGCGCGTGCAGGCCTGGCCGATGCCGACCGCACGCTGCAGCCGGGACAGATCGTTCCGTTGATCTCGCAAGTCGATGGGGACACGCGCGTCGCGGTGCGGCTCACAACCCATCGCCGCGTCGATCCACCCGCAGGCGGTGCAGTGGCGCTGGACACCGCCGATCGTTCGCTGGTGCCCGCAGAGGTCGAGCTTGCCGTGGCGGCGCTTCCTGGCGAGCCGTTCTCCGTGACCTCGCACCAGGGTAGAAAGGTTGCCGGCGTTCATGTGCGCGGCGCGCTGCCGGGCCTGGTGGTCACCGCTGGACAGCATGCGAACGAAAGCTCGGGCGTGGTCGGTGCATTGCGCGCGGCCCGCCACTTGAACCGCGAGCGCGGTGCCCACTACGCGCTCGTGCCGCTCGAAAACCCCGACGGTGCGGCGCTTCACCACCATCTGCAAGAAAGCCATCCAGCGCACATGGCGCATGCGGCCCGGTACACGGCACTCGGGGACGATCTGGAGGCGCGGATCACACCGCCCTTCGGAGAAAAGGCCGCGCGGCTCGAAGCCATCGAACGCACCGGTGCCCGGCTGCACCTGAGCCTGCACGGCTATCCCGCCCACGAGTGGACGCGCCCCCGCGCCGGCTATGTGCCACGGTACAACGAGTTGTGGACGGTGCCCAAGGGCTTCTTCCTGATCTTGCGTCGCCACCCGGGGCACGACGGCATGCGCTTCCTGAACGCGCTCACCGAGGAGCTGCAGTCCGGTTCAGCGGAGCTTGCCGAGTTCAATGCGAGCCAGCAGCGCATGTGGCATGCCCATGTGGGCGAGCTGCCATTCGAGCGCATCAACGGCATTCCCTGCATGGTCATGACCGACAAGCGTTCCACGGTGCCGTTCACGCTCATCACGGAGTTTCCCGACGAAACGGTTCGCGGCCCGGCGTTCCGGCTGGCCCACACGACGCAGATGCGAACCGTGCTGGCTGCGGCGCACCTGTACTGGAAGGGCCTGCTGGACTGATTCCCTAAACAGCCACCAGCGCGGCATCGACCCGCCGTGCCCGATGGTCGATGTAGTAGCCGCCGAACTCGGTGTAGCGCAGCACCAGCCGCGCACAGGCCACACAGCGGAACACGTCGCAGCGGTTGAACGGAAAGTGTGCGACCGAAATCGGCGCATCGGCCGAGTCGTAGCGTGTGCCGTTCGGATGGAATTCTTCAAAAGTGGGTTCGTCGATGTCGTCGGCGCGCAGTGTACCGACGCGCTGGAGCAGGTCGGCGGGCCAGCGCTCTTCGGTGATGCTCTCCCAGGAATCCGTCCGGTGCAGCCAACACCCGCAGGCGGATACGGTCGACTGTTCACCGGCTTCGGCGAGCTGCTTCAGTTCGTGGGCATTCAACGGCATCTTTTTCAGCGAGAGATCGGGAGGCATCGAATATAGCCAGCTACGCTATGGCATTCGCGCCCAGGCCCGCCCGGACATCGTCGGTTCGGACCTTGCATCTCGGACAGGCAAAGGAAATCTCTTGGCATCCTCTACCAACTACACACCGGCGCTGGTCGTCGGCATGCTGATTCTTGCGCTGGTCATGTACCTTCGGGAACGGCGAGCGTCACGCAACGACGACGTCAGCGATCCGCTGCTTCAGCGACAACTGGCGCTCGGTGCGATCTACGGTCGCCTGAACAGCATGGACGAACGCACCCTGAGCGGCCGGAAAGACATGCGCCATGCCAAAGAGGTCAAGCAGATGCTTGAAACCGTGTGGCATGTCGGAGGGCGCGAGGCGCCCGCGCGCATGCGCGAGCAGATGAATGCCGGCCTGCAGTCCGGCCATCGTTCGGACCCCGGTCTTTGCCGGCAGGCCGAGCGGCTTGCCGCCGAGGAACGGGCACAGGCGGGGCAGGCCGTCGATGCGGGAGCGTCTGCAAGCCTGGCGCATCGCGCGCTGCTGGCCTGGGACGTGGCCCGCTATGCCA includes:
- a CDS encoding DUF1266 domain-containing protein, whose product is MASSTNYTPALVVGMLILALVMYLRERRASRNDDVSDPLLQRQLALGAIYGRLNSMDERTLSGRKDMRHAKEVKQMLETVWHVGGREAPARMREQMNAGLQSGHRSDPGLCRQAERLAAEERAQAGQAVDAGASASLAHRALLAWDVARYANLARHGFYVGYLTRTEALGFLRQAHELSFDQFGSWADFGEGVLFSKRVFDAQLTPAEKEAVSHYDDLADAMHALLRDPQSAWNRVAWAASR